The Ovis aries strain OAR_USU_Benz2616 breed Rambouillet chromosome 2, ARS-UI_Ramb_v3.0, whole genome shotgun sequence nucleotide sequence TACTGGGTCAAGCAGAGCATCCCTGACTTCTTCACCGTAACGGTTTCGAAGGCAGGGGCCACAGAATTGACCTCGAACGCCCCAGCACTCTGGGTTTCTGCAGTTTGTCTTGGTATCGATAGTCTTCTGGCGGCACTGATGACAAGTTGACCCCTgcaaataagaagaaaaatagaaacactaTTCTTTGTAGAGAAAATCTTAAAGTCATTCTCTGGGAATCCCCTGGCagcctggtggttaggactctgtgcttttactGCTGAGGACAAGCCTcacaaccaagaaaaaaaagagaaatttgactacaaaaagaaaatattaaaagaaaaaaaaagaatgtccttTTTTGTGGGTAGTCTGACCTTTTCTCTTTGAATCCTACCTCACATCTATATACACACGTATACACCAGGCCATGAAAAGTATTAAGCATGGTGATTCCATTCAACTGGCAGATCCAACAGTTAATGCTATCAAAACTATCTCAAGAAAAGATCTTATGCAAAAGAAAGCTTGCTCAAATCTTGTTTGTCTTTAGCACACCACCATATcctcagcagagaaggcaatggcaccccactccagtactcttgcctggcaaatcccatggacagaggagtctggtgggctgcagtccatggggtcgctaggagttggaccccactgagtgacttcactttcacttttcactttcatgcactggagaaggaaatggcaacccactccagtattcttgcctggaggatcccagggatggggagcctggtgggctgccgtctatggggtcacacagagtcggacacgactgaagcgactcagcagcggcagcagcatatCCTCAGCACCCATCTATGTAGGCACACATTAACAGCTACTTAGGCTGAATGAAATCAGTTTCTAAATTGAGAAAAGACTTAATGCTACTGAAGATTTACCTAAGCAACTACTACTACTGCAAACTTACTAACCAGGCTAAATCCCAAGGATGCTACGAAATTCTCTTTTCTTACATGAAAAAAATACCCAGGCACACATCCCATGCGCTAAGACCATTAGAACATGAGCAAAACGCCTCTCACAGACGGGGACATGTACAGACATTATTTAGAGGCTCTGACCAATGAACGGTTATAGATCTTCTCTCGGGAGTTGCTGCAAATGTTCTCCAGCTCTTCCTCCGTGATTTCGTCCACCGGGCGAACGACATGGGGAAGGGTCATGGGTCCGGGGCGACGACCTCGGGGCATGTCATCTTCCTGCATAACGAGAATCAAGGAGCAGCGTCCTTCCTGGCTCGCTTTCCCCAGCTCTGACTCTTAGACCTTCGCTTTGCCACTCCTTCAGAGAACTCAACCTGGAAATCGGTCTTGGAACTTACGGAGAAAGGGGATTTACTGAGGATCACAGAACAAGATTACTGAAGCAACTCCTATAATTAagaaaagcccaagaaaactTTTTAATTCTCGTGCCTGCTACCAAGAGCCAGCAAAACAAGCTGATGTGACCTTAGCCATTGTGGACGGTTTGAGAAGGCCATTTAATACAGATCCTTGGGGAccgccctggtggtccagtggctgagactccacattcccaacgcagggggcccaggttcagtccctggtcagggagctagatcccacatgctgcaactcggagtttgcatgccacagccaaattaattgatttttttaagttaaaaatatacatgGATCATTGGTGTTGAAATTGTATGTGCtcccatcctctgtccatgatccCTGGACCCACAGAAGATGACAAACAGAGGAGCAGGCACAAAAGCAGAGAACTCACATTCATGTAGCCGACCATGGGCTTCCTCTTCCTCACCAGCATGTActtgtcttcctcttcctcctcctcctcctcctccgtggGCAGGGCCATGAGTGACCCAAGGACCCGGGACCTAGACCTTGTGAGTGGACGAGCTCTCCGCTCAGGATTTCTCCTGCAGGCGACACCTGGAAATGTGCGCCTCCTCGGGGTCTTTGGACGctgaagaaaacacagaggatGGACCCACTTATTCCAAAATGACAAGCGGCAGCTTCTCCTGAGGCAGGTTTTCCCATAAGTAAAAGGAATGCTCCACTTGCCATTTTCCTTCATCCTTTCTGTAATGCATGGGAAATGAGCCCAGAAATAATACAGCCATTGAAATTCAGCTTCTGTAACACCAAGCCCAGTTTCTCTCAAACTCAGGGATGACCTGTTTACTCTTGATTTGATAAAGATGTAAGGAAAAattcttgttttcttaaaaaaaaaaaaaaaaaaaaaaaaccttttctaCAATATCTCTTAAGTAGCACAAGCTTAGCTCCTCAGAATACAATCACATATATTAGGCCATGACTTGGTTTAAGAAAtcgtttcttctttttttctcattctcagattttaaaaagacagattaCCATGCCAGGTAGAAATGTTCCAAGGGCTGGAGTTACAGAAAAAACAACTTGCGATTTTTCTTCCCTATCCCTGAGGGGCTTAGTTTATTTGAGTGGGAGGGAGAGAAATAACCAATCAAAAGGCATTTGAGGAACTACTCTGACAgttcagtgcttaagactccgtgtttccactgcagggagtgtgCGTTCAATCCCTCATGGGagaactaggatctcacatgatacgcagtgcagccaaaaaaaaaggggggtgatTTGAGCATGGGGTAGAGGGCCCACACCTGGCCTGGGGTGCAAGGAAGAGGTCCCAGAGATCTTTTAGACTTCCTCTATCACCTCTGTCTACAAGATCTACACAAAATAACAAAATCGGACTTTCAACTATCACAACACCTCAGACCTACCCCAAACACCATTCCACAAACAAATATTTACACTTACTGAACTGGGGCCCGGCAGGGAACGCCTTCCAGGGAAGGAGCCAGGGAAGCTTTCTAATTCTGACATGAGTTTTGCAAGCTAGAAAGGGAGGAAATTAAACAGAAATTATTGGTTTACAGTAACTGCTGTAAACAAGCAAATTCTAGAAATCACAGCAGCGCGACTCAGTTTGCTTCCCCTGTACATTTCCCAAAACTTTCACAgactgaaaaaacagaaaagttagaaaagggaaagaaatacatGTTGAAGCATATGTGATGACGTTTTCAGAGCTACGTGGAAAATAGTTCTTAGGACACGGATATAAGCAACAGGTGGCTTAGAGAAATGCTGGGAAGGGTCATCAGTTCTGACACCTTCAAAGTCAGATACCTAccattgctttgttttgctttatatttaaagCCCTTTTCTCCAAGAAATTCATGCCACTTTCATCTTCTGAGTCAGAATTGGAATCGGTCACAGAATTCTCTGGGGGTTCAGAGGGCACTGTTCTTTTGTTGGCTGCTCCCCTGGTGCTTCGAGTGGGAAACTTCATGGCCACGCGGAGAGGTCCCGACCGCGTGCACTGACTGCGGGTCCGACAGCCCTCGCGGTCCGCCTGCAGCCTCTGGTCAGTCAGAACAAGTGAGGCGTTAATGACTTGCTGACTGTCACACAGTCCGCAAGAGTGTGACTACACAATGCCTTTGGAACAAAAGACACTTGCAAATACATTTGCACTGAACGCTTTAATTGTCAAGTTCAACTGGCGGCTCTGAGTAACAAAATCAGGAATTACCAATAAACACAACAAGCTGAGGGCCGATTAACTAGGAGCTTTCCTGGGACACACTGTACTAAGCCACAGTCACAGCCTCTAGGTGGttctgaatcattttttaaactgtgaaaaatcccagcttcttttttcacttcttcAAAAAATAGAATCTTGATGTATTTTAAAGGAATTCCCCTAGAGACAAATATGTTCTCTCATGATTTCCATACTTATGGTAGTATTAAACTATATTACAGATGTCTCAATGCTCTAATCTACTTttaatatacataacataaaacttaccCCTTTAaccatttgttttaatttttattggagtatagttaatttacaatgttgttactcttcaaccattctttttttttttttttaattttacttcaaCCATTCTTAAGTGTACAGTTGAGGGACATTAAATAGGCTCCATGTTTTGCAACGATTATCagcaccatccatctccagaaatttttcatcttcataAACTAAAACTCTATACTTATTAAGCAATTACTCCCCCAGAACTCCTGGCAAGCAtcgttctactttctgtctctatgaatctgactaccTCTCtcgaaatctcaaggacagaagagcctggcaggctacaggccacggggtcacaagagccaGACATAACTTAGGAACTAAATAACATTAACAACAACtctctaatccattttgtgtaagcataaaattttttaaatttcagattccAAAAGTAATGTTTCCGTCACTTAAAATGTATTAATGTTGGCCACCAGGGAAAATCAGAATCACGAGATATCACTTTCCACCTACTAGCAGAACCAAATAAACAAGtatggcaaggatgtggaaaaccCTGAACCTGCAAACCCTGGGAGGAGTGTAAAATGGGGCAGCCACTTTggaacagtctggcagttcctcaaaaggttaaacatagagactgtatgactcagcaattctactcttagGTATATGCTCAGGGGTGTATATCCACAAAACACttgcacatgaatgttcacaACAGCACCATTCAAAAGAGCCAAAAGGTGCCAACAACTCAAacatccatcagctgatgaatggatacataaaaCGTGATATAGTCTGAATATTTACAGCTgagtattattcagcaataaaaagatacAAAGTAATGGCACATGGAAGAACCTCAggaacatcatgctaagtgaaagaagccagtcacaaaagaccacattttgtttggttccatttatatgaaatgcctaGAACAGGCAAACCTAGGAGAGGAaatagactggtggttgccaggaacTGAGGGTGCTGGGAAAGGATGCGAAGTGACTGCTGATGGGaacagggtttctttttggggtgatgaaaacatTCTGAAATTGATTGTGGTTATtgttgaaaacaaacttacaaaaaagagagaagtaaaaAATACCACCCATAAAGTCCCAAAATGGAAGAAGCGTTTTTTAACATTTCAACAAACTCATTGCTTTTTATAACCTTTATGTTATTTTTAGTGCGCAGATTGAGAGAacataaaatgacaaaaaatcTTCTACAAATCCTTAAGCCTTTTAATCGATTGGCATTTTCTCAGTTGCAACAAACAGCATCTACAAAGAACTGAAACACTGCCCAGAAATGAATCAGGCGATAGACAATGTTTGAGTCATACCCAGATTCAGAGAGCAGTGCTGCCAATAACTCCATTACGCACTGATTCAGATCAGCATCACCTCTTAGGAGAAAACATTACACTATCATGAAGTTACGTCATGATAAAACACTCCCTGGCTAGGTGTTCTCACTTATATCAGGGCTGCCCGACTGTGGTCCCAGGCAGTGGACCCGTGTCAGACCACAATGAGCTGAAGAGCATGCACCCAAAACACACTTCCTTTGTCGAGAAAGTGTTGCTAAGAGGAAAACATGCACAGAAGTCAACAGCATGCTCAGGTAAGAGTGGGACTGAGGCGCATCCTTGGCAGCAGCGTCCTGAGCAGGACAATAGAGGTTAAAGGTAAGACAGCAGGCGTAAGAAAAGCCAGCGAAGGAGCAAGAGCAGAAGCAGGCAGGGCCCTAACTGTCATCACCTGCACTCAAGCTCCTGCATGCGAGTTATCACAGGCTTTCCAGGTGCAGGTATAGACCCACTATGGGAAGCAACATTTACTGAAGGCCTTCTCTATGTCAGGCCCTGGTCTGGGCACTTAAATGTCACTGGAGCTCATCTTGAGgacatctctgcttcctctgattGGGCTTCACTTCTGTGGCCACAGAAATCTGCATGCTGGCCAATTGTTTCTTACAAGTTTCTAAGATTTTCAGAGACTACAAAAATCCTTAAGCCTTACTATTAGAATTACATTAGCAAAAAACTGCTTTAAGACATGAAGAAAATACTCTTAAAACTTTCTTAAAAGTCAACAAAACCTTCTGGCATgactaaaatgaaaatcataaggaaaaaagatttttaagcaAGTATGTCATGCCTCTAAATGTACCTTATTGCTTGATATTGGTGAAATTCTCAAACTCACCATTCCATCCTGTATCTCACTCTCTGAGAAACCGCAAAATGATTCATCATCAGAGTCGCCATGAAAAATACTGGCCAGTTCGTTAGTGACATCTGGCCTTGATTTCTGTAAAAATCCACAATGGTCTAACACATCTTGCACCTCACTTTCTGAAAAGCCGCAGAAAGATTCATTATCAGAGTCCTCATAAAAAACATTTGCCAGTTCTTCACTGATATCTGACCTGAATTTAGgtttctgtaaaataaataaataaatgtggttgtgcatttttttttcctttttgaagaaCCAATTTTCCGTAAACCGTGCAGAGAGCAAATCACATTTACAAGTGCACTACAAGAGAATAGCTTTTGTTACAAAGAAAAATGGTTCAGAGGTTTACAAATGATTTCTGAGTTGTTATGGCAAATCATCAGGCATGTTAGGTTAGGCGACATTTCAAAAGGATAGAATAAGTAGCTAATCTACCTCCAACAATTACTACCTAGAACCAcagcaaaaagtgaaaagaaattacAGTGCATACTGTATTTTCGTAACAGCTGTATAGAAATGTAGGCAAAAAGCAAGCAGTTTTAATCATGCACAAAGCATTTGGGACATTTTGAGCACTGCAGACTCCATTCTGTTTATTCTCAGGCAGCACTTACTGTGTTTGCAAAATTATCAGAAGCAAAGCTGTCACAACTGTCATCAGAGGATGACGGGGTTTCCATGGAAATCAACTTCACATATCTGAATTTCTTGAAGTTCTTCTTTGCTCTGCAATCCTTTTGCTGCAAACGGAAATGGCCATACTATTAAATGGGATGCTTGCTGCAGAATCTAAAGAAAGGTATCATTTTTGAGTTGAGTAGGTTCAAACAGTGCAGAGGAGGTATGTCCATTTCTTATATCCTACAAAGAAAAAGGAGGGTTTGCAATTGCCACAAAATTTTCCAAAATCAGGTAAAATCCTAAAGAGATCCCTTTGAGGGAACACTGGTATAAATTTATTCAAATACCTGTGGAATTACCCTTTAACCCACCTTAAAAACTCCCAAACTCTTAACATTATACTGAGCTCCCAAGGCGTTAAATGCTAAATTGCTAAAAtctgccctttaaaaaaaaaaaagaaattagactgTACTTCAAAAGTACAAAATGGTAGAGTGATTTCTTTCCCTCAGCCAAAATCAAGCTAATGAGGTCTTTCTAAGTAAGCTTTGGGCTCTGTACTGTGATGCTAATTTCTCAAACCTCAAATCCTGGGCAGCACCTCTACTTCAAGAGGACAGACTTTCAAACAGCCCTTGTGCCAATCAGGAGGGGAACAGTGATTTCTGCACAAGTCTTTACAAATCAAATATATCAACCCAGTGAACAAACGTACAAGAACCAAGTTAAAGGTcggtcttccaaacccaggtaGAATTCCCAATTCCACTTCAGGGCTCTATTAGGCTGGCCATTCAGCTCTTTCTGTAGTTTCATTGCTGCACAAGTCTTAAGTTTTTACAAGCCCTTTTATTAGACACATATGCCCTATGGATATGAAAATGCTTCTTTCCTTCATAAACACAATGAATTGCCTGGCACCAATCATTAGAATATGCAACTGACATCTACTTCATGTAAAAAAGATAGTAGTTTCTACCATTTCCTCATATTTAATAATAAGAGATTTCTTAAATGTTGtgcagtcgctaagtcgtgtccaactttgcaaccccatcaaatgcagcatgccaggcttccctgtgcttcacgacctcccagagtttgctcaaactcatcatgtccattgagtcagtgatgttgtcTGTCTCATCCtccaccatgcccttctcctcctcttgccCTGAATCTtccccaccatcagagtcttttccagtgagttggctctttgcaccaggtggccaaagtactggagcttcagtatcagtctttccaatgaatatcattACTGTTGTATTACTTCCTATATTTCTCATATCTGAAATATGGCCATGGAATAACAGAAGTGACTCCATACACTGAAAACTTTAAGAAGGCAAGTTCTGCTATGGGTCCTGCAAAATAATGCCAAGACGTGAGGTGTAGGGGGAACATAACTTTCTGATCTTCTTTCTACACCTGACGTTACACAtttctcttgaaaataaaattattttcatgatgGTGGAACCCAACCACCCAGTCAGTGCTTCTCAACAGACTCCATTCAATCATCTTGGGAAGTTTCAGTcttgtccttttaaaaatcatgaaaatgtgATAATAGGTAGAGGTACTACCTAATAGCGGAGGTCTCAGAAACTCCCTATTTTCCAGATGAACAAATTAAAAGTACCAGGTAGGTGAAACTAGATTGCCCAAGATCACAGGGCTGGAAGGAGTCCGCAGTCTCCTAAAATAGCTGTGCTCCTCACACTGCTGCAGGAATTATCACCATTTCCGGTGGCTCAAaggaaaagaatcctcctgcagtgcaggagccgtgggtgggggttcaatccctggggaggaaagatcccctagaggagggcatggcaacccactccagtattcttgcctggaaactccatggacagaggagcctggtgggctacagtccatagggtggcagagtcagacaggactgaagcaacttattaGCACGCCCGCCCTCCCGCAATCATCTATCTACCTGCCTGCAGT carries:
- the CDCA7 gene encoding cell division cycle-associated protein 7 isoform X1, which encodes MDARRARPFLQQQDGALNGTWNVTVYSNGNRNGGSAPGEQKDCRAKKNFKKFRYVKLISMETPSSSDDSCDSFASDNFANTKPKFRSDISEELANVFYEDSDNESFCGFSESEVQDVLDHCGFLQKSRPDVTNELASIFHGDSDDESFCGFSESEIQDGMRLQADREGCRTRSQCTRSGPLRVAMKFPTRSTRGAANKRTVPSEPPENSVTDSNSDSEDESGMNFLEKRALNIKQNKAMLAKLMSELESFPGSFPGRRSLPGPSSRPKTPRRRTFPGVACRRNPERRARPLTRSRSRVLGSLMALPTEEEEEEEEEDKYMLVRKRKPMVGYMNEDDMPRGRRPGPMTLPHVVRPVDEITEEELENICSNSREKIYNRSLGSTCHQCRQKTIDTKTNCRNPECWGVRGQFCGPCLRNRYGEEVRDALLDPNWHCPPCRGICNCSFCRQRDGRCATGVLVYLAKYHGFGNVHAYLKSLKQEFEMQG
- the CDCA7 gene encoding cell division cycle-associated protein 7 isoform X3, with the translated sequence METPSSSDDSCDSFASDNFANTKPKFRSDISEELANVFYEDSDNESFCGFSESEVQDVLDHCGFLQKSRPDVTNELASIFHGDSDDESFCGFSESEIQDGMRLQADREGCRTRSQCTRSGPLRVAMKFPTRSTRGAANKRTVPSEPPENSVTDSNSDSEDESGMNFLEKRALNIKQNKAMLAKLMSELESFPGSFPGRRSLPGPSSRPKTPRRRTFPGVACRRNPERRARPLTRSRSRVLGSLMALPTEEEEEEEEEDKYMLVRKRKPMVGYMNEDDMPRGRRPGPMTLPHVVRPVDEITEEELENICSNSREKIYNRSLGSTCHQCRQKTIDTKTNCRNPECWGVRGQFCGPCLRNRYGEEVRDALLDPNWHCPPCRGICNCSFCRQRDGRCATGVLVYLAKYHGFGNVHAYLKSLKQEFEMQG
- the CDCA7 gene encoding cell division cycle-associated protein 7 isoform X2; translated protein: MDARRARQKDCRAKKNFKKFRYVKLISMETPSSSDDSCDSFASDNFANTKPKFRSDISEELANVFYEDSDNESFCGFSESEVQDVLDHCGFLQKSRPDVTNELASIFHGDSDDESFCGFSESEIQDGMRLQADREGCRTRSQCTRSGPLRVAMKFPTRSTRGAANKRTVPSEPPENSVTDSNSDSEDESGMNFLEKRALNIKQNKAMLAKLMSELESFPGSFPGRRSLPGPSSRPKTPRRRTFPGVACRRNPERRARPLTRSRSRVLGSLMALPTEEEEEEEEEDKYMLVRKRKPMVGYMNEDDMPRGRRPGPMTLPHVVRPVDEITEEELENICSNSREKIYNRSLGSTCHQCRQKTIDTKTNCRNPECWGVRGQFCGPCLRNRYGEEVRDALLDPNWHCPPCRGICNCSFCRQRDGRCATGVLVYLAKYHGFGNVHAYLKSLKQEFEMQG
- the CDCA7 gene encoding cell division cycle-associated protein 7 isoform X5 — encoded protein: MDARRARQKDCRAKKNFKKFRYVKLISMETPSSSDDSCDSFASDNFANTRLQADREGCRTRSQCTRSGPLRVAMKFPTRSTRGAANKRTVPSEPPENSVTDSNSDSEDESGMNFLEKRALNIKQNKAMLAKLMSELESFPGSFPGRRSLPGPSSRPKTPRRRTFPGVACRRNPERRARPLTRSRSRVLGSLMALPTEEEEEEEEEDKYMLVRKRKPMVGYMNEDDMPRGRRPGPMTLPHVVRPVDEITEEELENICSNSREKIYNRSLGSTCHQCRQKTIDTKTNCRNPECWGVRGQFCGPCLRNRYGEEVRDALLDPNWHCPPCRGICNCSFCRQRDGRCATGVLVYLAKYHGFGNVHAYLKSLKQEFEMQG
- the CDCA7 gene encoding cell division cycle-associated protein 7 isoform X4 produces the protein MDARRARPFLQQQDGALNGTWNVTVYSNGNRNGGSAPGEQKDCRAKKNFKKFRYVKLISMETPSSSDDSCDSFASDNFANTRLQADREGCRTRSQCTRSGPLRVAMKFPTRSTRGAANKRTVPSEPPENSVTDSNSDSEDESGMNFLEKRALNIKQNKAMLAKLMSELESFPGSFPGRRSLPGPSSRPKTPRRRTFPGVACRRNPERRARPLTRSRSRVLGSLMALPTEEEEEEEEEDKYMLVRKRKPMVGYMNEDDMPRGRRPGPMTLPHVVRPVDEITEEELENICSNSREKIYNRSLGSTCHQCRQKTIDTKTNCRNPECWGVRGQFCGPCLRNRYGEEVRDALLDPNWHCPPCRGICNCSFCRQRDGRCATGVLVYLAKYHGFGNVHAYLKSLKQEFEMQG